The following coding sequences are from one Novipirellula caenicola window:
- a CDS encoding methionine-R-sulfoxide reductase: MRLTAIFPLLLAGCFAGCDTNVSRPSAAASRADAASDEIAHNESASTGTNSESTAAIFVSAPAEPTDNAAAAPQPQSATEKNAGSETAAKAKTPFSFNPLNEREAYVILHKGTERAGIGEYTHTKDPGIYICRQCNAPLYSSESKFESHCGWPSFDDEIKGAVERHLDADGERIEIVCSNCKGHLGHVFEGERFTAKNTRHCVNSISMRFVPKGKKPPAVIKAPTDKTTKTKQEPAKKNAPKAE; the protein is encoded by the coding sequence TTGAGACTGACTGCCATATTCCCCCTCCTCCTGGCTGGATGTTTTGCCGGTTGCGACACGAACGTTTCACGTCCCAGCGCCGCTGCGTCGCGTGCGGATGCGGCCAGCGACGAAATTGCCCACAACGAATCGGCGAGCACGGGGACAAACAGCGAAAGCACCGCCGCGATTTTCGTCTCGGCTCCCGCCGAACCCACCGACAATGCCGCAGCGGCCCCCCAACCGCAGTCGGCCACGGAAAAGAATGCGGGTAGCGAAACTGCAGCCAAGGCCAAGACGCCATTTTCATTCAATCCGCTCAATGAACGCGAAGCCTATGTGATTTTGCATAAGGGAACCGAACGAGCGGGAATCGGTGAGTACACCCATACGAAAGACCCCGGCATCTACATTTGCCGGCAATGCAACGCTCCGCTGTACAGTTCAGAGAGCAAATTTGAAAGCCATTGCGGGTGGCCCAGCTTTGACGATGAAATCAAAGGGGCGGTCGAGCGGCATTTGGACGCCGATGGCGAGCGGATCGAAATTGTCTGCAGTAACTGCAAGGGACATCTTGGCCACGTTTTCGAGGGAGAGCGATTCACCGCCAAAAATACTCGCCACTGCGTCAATTCGATCTCGATGCGATTTGTCCCCAAAGGCAAAAAGCCGCCTGCGGTCATCAAAGCCCCCACAGACAAGACGACCAAAACCAAACAGGAGCCTGCGAAAAAGAACGCTCCGAAAGCGGAGTAG
- a CDS encoding alpha/beta hydrolase family protein, with the protein MRHFCLLALLFLAQESNLVRSQSPTNPPIAETSSDDETVVPRSSSLAFLNKTAGGTQVWTDHAWVDGNRLQQNALTGHWRLLDRNNNRITWGTRQHCETCLAEHTPSAPASQCKRVVILLHGLMRTHHSMTQLEKDLKSTDDAEIIRFSYASTRCSIGDHAAALRELLERLPEDTKISFVGHSMGNIVTRHLIGDLQRDGDPRNLLPRCESMVMLGPPNQGAAIARRLNATGIFDVITGKGCRELGSQWQAFADRLATPPFPFAIVAGDVSSTPIQNPLVDGASDFVVSIEEAQLEGAEEFHTVPVLHSFLMNNERARELTVDFLISHRTQS; encoded by the coding sequence ATGCGACACTTCTGCCTCCTCGCCCTGCTGTTTCTTGCTCAGGAATCGAATCTCGTGCGATCGCAATCCCCCACCAATCCGCCGATCGCCGAAACATCCAGTGATGACGAAACCGTGGTGCCGCGCTCCTCTTCGTTGGCCTTTCTAAACAAGACCGCAGGGGGGACCCAGGTCTGGACCGATCATGCATGGGTCGATGGAAACCGTCTTCAGCAGAATGCGTTGACGGGACATTGGCGTTTGCTGGACCGAAACAACAATCGCATCACTTGGGGGACTCGCCAGCACTGTGAAACGTGTTTGGCAGAACACACACCATCGGCCCCTGCGTCCCAATGCAAACGAGTCGTCATCCTGCTTCATGGTTTGATGCGGACGCATCATTCGATGACGCAGTTGGAAAAGGACCTGAAGTCGACCGACGATGCCGAGATCATTCGGTTCTCGTACGCGAGCACACGTTGTTCGATTGGCGACCACGCAGCGGCGCTTCGCGAGTTGCTCGAACGATTACCCGAAGATACGAAAATTAGCTTCGTCGGGCACAGCATGGGCAACATTGTCACGCGACATTTGATCGGCGATCTGCAACGTGACGGTGATCCTCGAAATCTGTTGCCGCGTTGTGAATCGATGGTCATGTTAGGACCACCCAATCAAGGCGCCGCCATCGCTCGGCGGCTAAACGCTACGGGTATCTTCGACGTCATCACCGGCAAAGGATGCCGCGAATTGGGCAGTCAGTGGCAAGCGTTTGCGGATCGGTTGGCAACCCCGCCATTCCCCTTTGCGATCGTCGCCGGTGACGTCTCTTCGACCCCGATTCAAAACCCTCTTGTCGACGGCGCGAGTGATTTTGTGGTCAGCATCGAAGAAGCACAACTCGAAGGCGCCGAAGAATTTCATACCGTGCCCGTGCTGCACAGTTTCTTGATGAACAACGAACGGGCGCGGGAATTGACGGTCGACTTTCTAATCTCTCATCGCACTCAAAGCTAA